One genomic region from Anopheles bellator chromosome 2, idAnoBellAS_SP24_06.2, whole genome shotgun sequence encodes:
- the LOC131211614 gene encoding trypsin-1-like: MHFCGGALLNDRWLVTAAHCNATYSADGFIEVVVGAHNISDLAESPSQRRKLERLVVHEDYCWAVCPNDLALIRVEPPFELGPHVRPIRLPGRNETFSGNALVSGWGATDPAPINPQYPDKLRKAVLPLVDFDTCRQLWYDVSHLSRTNVCAGLDDGSRSSCTADSGGPLVTLAGDGGDDPTLIGLVSWGPFPCGSPWRPNIFTGVAYFIDWIEQHMN; the protein is encoded by the exons ATGCACTTCTGCGGCGGAGCGCTCCTGAACGACCGCTGGCTAGTGACGGCGGCCCACTGCAATGCGACCTACAGTGCGGACGGGTTCATAGAGGTCGTGGTCGGAGCACACAACATCTCGGACTTGGCGGAGTCCCCGAGCCAACGGCGGAAGCTCGAGCGGCTGGTAGTGCACGAGGACTACTGCTGGGCGGTCTGTCCGAACGATCTGGCCCTGATCCGGGTGGAACCCCCGTTCGAGCTTGGGCCCCACGTCCGGCCGATTAGATTGCCCGGACGGAACGAGACGTTCTCCGGAAACGCCCTGGTCAGTGGGTGGGGTGCTACGGACCCGGCTCCCATTAATCCACAGTATCCCGATAAGCTGAGG AAAGCcgtgctgccgctggtggacTTCGACACCTGCCGGCAGCTCTGGTACGACGTGAGCCATCTGTCCCGCACGAACGTGTGCGCGGGGCTGGACGATGGCTCAAGGTCCTCGTGCACGGCCGACTCCGGTGGACCGCTGGTGACGCTGGCaggcgatggtggcgatgacCCCACGCTGATCGGGCTCGTCTCGTGGGGCCCATTCCCGTGCGGCTCTCCCTGGCGGCCCAACATCTTCACCGGGGTGGCGTACTTCATCGACTGGATCGAGCAGCACATGAACTGA